The genomic region AATGTGTTAGAGTTGATGAGATTATCTAAAATTTCAAAACTGTGTCAATTAAACACATTAATATGATTTAAAAGTGGAAAATaagaatattaaaattttaaaacagtagatattaatttaaataaagtaTAAGATATAGGAAAAGTTTAGGGCCagcaatttttttaaattctggTCAGCATgtaatcaacaaaaaaaaatgagccattggatgaaattttaCATCAATCTTATACCATTAAAATCATTATTAATGACTATTTAATGACTACAAATCTCAAAAGTTGCTGCCCCTATCACTCCTCTAAGATATAATAACATAAATGCATATTTTTCTTCCATTATTGAATCTATAACCCATTATAAAAGCATTTTTGAGAAGGGAAAAACAACCAAGAGTGACACCTCAAACCAAATAATTGGAAGCTAAAGACAAGATATGGCAATACCTTTGACATGTGGAATGTTCGAGATGAAAGGGATGAACGCTTGTACAGTTGTGCTTATCTATCTGATAGGTACGTGATTCTCTTTAATAAGCTAAGATAACACTTGATATATACATTTATATTTAGTTATATTATCATATACTAACATTATAATATTAGTCACCACCAAATGTATCATATTATTTTTAGcggtggcaaaacgggtcgaaCCCGCCGGGTCAAACCGTCAAAACCATCAAAAAAAGGTGGGTCGGGCCGAAATTTTGAACCcaccaaattttaaaaaaccGCCTAAACCGCACCGCCAAACTCGCAGGGCAGAGCGGGGCGGGACGGGCTGGCCCGGTGGACTGGCATCTTTTTTTTAAgggcatttttgtaattttatatatcatataaataaaaattttttacttttccttcccaCAATCAACACAGTCGGCCCTAATTTCCCATTCTCCCTTCCCAGCTTTCTTGACCTTGACTCCTTGAGAGAATGAGAGTTGAGAGTAAGACCCTGACCCTGAGTCGATGAGTCCTTGTCCCTGAGACCCTGACCATCGCCTCGCCCTCGAGGCTTCGACTTCCTTCAGCAGCTCATCGTCGTCAGTCTCCCGGTCACCAGTCGCTGCCTCACCGAATCGCACTTCCGGCGGCGCTGTTTGGTCTTGCCTCTACTCTAATCTCTGCTCATCTCTCCTCCTTTGCAGCTCATCGTCGTCGGCCTCTCAGTCGCCGGTCCCTGTCTCATCACGATTCGCGCCAGTCCTCATCGAATCGCACTCCCGGCGGCGCTGTTTGGTCTTCCCTCTACTTTATCCTCTTCTCATTCCTCCTTGGCTCCTTTGCCTCTCGGGCCTCGACGGTTGTGTCCAGTCTCCGACGGAATCCCGACGTGCTCCTCTCTCCTCCTCTGCTTCTTGGCGGCTGTGTTTCAGACTTTCAGGTAAGTGaagatttttatctttttttttttttaaataaggaacTGTGATTACAATTTAcctattctttgtttttgttaggGCTTTATGACTATCATATAATCATATATtgcttttcaaattttttgtgaatttgTTTAACTGATATTTGTTTTACTGGACAGATTCTTTATGCTTTTGTGGACAGCttctttttcctatttttaaaatgcTAACTAACCTCTAATTTATGAATGAAGTCAAACATCGAAACTAGTTTGGTGGCTTGGTAGCTTGATTGAATATGCTATTGACtgtttattgttaatttcttatttatgTTGATATGTTTTCTTTGATAGTTGCTTTACTGTTTTTTGCCTTTTTGGGATGCTTAGTGTATTTGTTTCAATGCAAAATTATTGAAATTCATTGATGGTTCAGGTCTGATGCTTTGCTTCTTTCATACTTGTTCTGAtgtatttgtgttatttaggttGAGTTGTTGATTTTGCTATGGATAACTCTTTCTCTATGGAAGTTGATGGTGGGAATGTAACACAAAATCCTGAAAATATGGAAACATCTGAAACGGCATaagatattaaaaagaaaaagacaaaggcAACAACATCTGATGTGTGGAGATATTTCACAAAGCTTGGACCTGGTGATGATGGTATAGATCGTGCTCAATGTAATGGATGCAAACAGAAGTTTAAGGCTGGTGGTAAACCATATGGGACATCGTCACTTAAGCGTCATTTAGACAGGTGCATGAAAATAGACTTTGAGGATATTGGTCAAACTTTGATAGAAATGCAAAATAAAATGGGAGCTCTCAAGATAGATAATCATGTATTGCGTGAGATGTTTGCTGCCTTTGTGATTGATTGTGATGTtcccttttctattgttgataatAAGAAATTTAAGAATTGGGTAAGATACATCAGTCCAACTCTAGGCTTGATTACTAGAAATACTCTTAAGGAGGATGTGATGAAAATTTAcacaagggaaaaagaaaagctTAAAAGTACTTTAGTAAGCATTCCTAATAGAATTTGTTTGACTTCTGATTTGTGGACATCCATCACTACAAAGGGTTATTTATGCTTAACTGCTCACTTTGTTGATTCAACTTagaaattgcaaagtaaaattttgagtttttgtcATATGCCTCCTCCTCACACGGAATTTGAATTGTCTTCCAAGATTTTTGAGCTTTTAAATGAGTGAGGAATTGAAAAGAAGATTATGACTCTTACACTAGATAATGCATCTGCTAATGATACATGCCAAGATCATTTCAAAAGTACATTAAATATGCATGATTGGTTGTTGTGTGATGGGGAGTTCTTTCATATTCATTGTTCTGCTTATATCTTGAATCTTATTGCACAAGATGGATTAAAAATTACTCATGATGCATTGGATAAGATTAGGAAAAGTGTGAAATATGTAAGGGGATCGGAAAGTAGAATTATAAGGTTTAAAGAATGTGTTTCTGCGATTCATGGTTTGAATTTTATAAGTGGGTTGCATCTAGATGTTACTACTCGATGGAATTCTACGTACATTATGCTCGAAAGTGCTATCAAGTATCGGAAGGCCTTTGAGTATTTGAAGGCAACGATCATGCTTATAAGTATTGTCCTTCAGTTGGTGAATGGGGGAGAGCTGAAAGGATATGTGAATTTTTATACCCTTTTTATGAAACTACTAATTTGATTTCTGGCACATCTTACCCTACTTCGAATTTGTATTTTCTACAAGTCTATCATATTCAATGTGTTTTGATGGAAAGTTTGAGAAGTGAAGATGAGCTTCTAAGGAGCATGGGAGAAAAGATGATGAACAAATTTAAGAAGTATTGGGAAAAGTATAGTGTCATTCTTGCATTTGGTGCTATTCTTGATCCTAGGATTAAGATTTCTACTTTAGAGCTTATGTATGAAGAGATTGATGCTGAGACTGCAAAAGAAAAGGTGGAACATGTGAAAAAGAAATTATACAAGCCTTTTGAAAAATATGACAAGAATTCTCCGCCAGCTGTTGAAGCACAAGGACCTAGTATTCAGTCTTCATCCATGACTCATACCCCTGAAAGTGCAAGCAAGAAGCGACTTGCGATTGTTGGCGTAAGTAATGTTTAacatattttaattctcttataTTATTGATTGTCATTATTCTATCCTAACAAGATGTGATTATTTCTTTTTTGCTAGAAATTGATGAAACGTAACCATCAAGCTGAGGTCTCTAGTGGAAAGAATCCACTTGATACATACTTGGAGGAGCCACTTTTGTCAAAGGATTGCTTTAAAGATTTAGATGTTTTGGAATGGTGGAAATTATGAGAGTCGTTATCCGAAGTTATCAATCATGGCACGTGATTTATTGAGTATTCCAATTACTACGGTTGCATGGGAATCTGCCTTTAGTATTGGAGCTCATGTCATTAACAAATATAGAAGTAGAATGTTGTCAGAAAATGTTGAAGCTGTGATTTGTACTCGCAATTGGAATAAAGGCTTCGTTGATGGTAATTAGATTGTTAGttactaatttagtatttatatcTTGTTCTAAATTTGGGTATTCTTCTAATTGTAGGTGAAGGTGAAGATGTGAATCCTCAAGGTGCTAGGCGAGGCGGTGTTTCAACTTCCGGATCAGATTCAAATTTTATTGATTTGGAAGTTGATAATGATTTATGTGGATTGATTTAAGGATTTTTTTCGGGTGTcttgttgatttatgaattatgTTGTGTGTTTTGTTTTAATTATAGTAGAATTTATGTGTGGACTGTGGATTATATGtttgttttattattgttatGCACTTATGTTTGAGACTTTGATACTTATTATTTGTTATGTTATTTTCAATGAAAAAGTTTATAatgattaattataattttttttaggattaataattaatttaagataTTACTTTATATGTTAAAAAACTAATTCGatgaaataattttattataaaataaaataatcattaTTACTTANNNNNGTTGAActaatattttgtttttatattattagaaattagggtaaaaaaatttagaatttagaattcagtataaaaatatttttcttgaccAAATATTCGTCaacaataataaattttgttcctcATGTAGTATTGTTCCTCAGTAAGATTATATATAATGAAGGTGTGTAATTATGAATGTTAATTAAATACGATAATTTTAGGTTATTTTTCCCAGCATTACCGATTGAAATTAGACCCTTTCGATATCTCTCATTAAATCATTTAACAGCACATTGTGAATCATTTTTGTTGGTAAAAAATTCATATCATAAACTAGACGAAACCAGATATATTTCAGTGCAGGTTGAGATTATGAACAAGTCACATACAGTTATATAAACAAATATGAGGGTGTTAATACTGTCTGAATGTAAGATTGAGGCGCCCTGGAGAGAGCATAATATCTTGAAGCAATTTCTTTGGTGCTGAGTTTGGTATGATTGATGAAACTCCATGGAAAATAAGCCTAGATACACCACCAAATATCACCACATCTCCTGAATCTAGAACTGCATTCTCCGCCTTATCCACATCCCTGTGATCACCATAAATAAATTCCGCCGAATCGCCAATGGAGAAGGACACAACAGGCAACCCCTTTTGGATACTCTCTGGCGTTTCGTCGCGATCCTGCGCAATTTGTTCCAATCCaatcattttttaaaaaagaaaggaGTTTGTCAAATCATTCTTAGTTACCAAATAAGGTAAAAACTCAAGTGCAGTCAACTTTACTGAAGTTCGATAGCTGAAAaccgttaaataatttgattataTTTTTATCTTACAGCTCTCAGTTATCAATTTCACATAAAGTTGACTATACTTGAGTTTCTACCACCAAATAATGGCAAACAACAAAATTGAGCCGGATGAATAAAACAAAGTTGAGTACATAGATTTTCTCATGTATAAATCAACTTAGCAACTATGGTTCAAAATATAAGTATCAATTCCAAGTTGATCTAAATGTAGGATGGTGATAAGAGAATAATTTCAGTTACATCTAAAATTTTTTTGACCAAAGCCATAAAAATAGCAATCTTATTTAACCTACATTTAAGCAGAAAGTGTAAAGCAAATTATGCAATCTAAGTTTGTAGAATACAATGAAAAGTAGCTGACCTTATGAAGACCAAGCCTTCCATAGTTATTATAAAAGTTGACAATGCATATATCAGGAGACATTGAAGGGAGTATCCTCTCAGCATAGCTTACTCTGCATTCCTTTCTTATTAGATATTGTGCTTCTTGTATTGCTTTTACAACCAACTTTCTGAATCTCTCAGGAATACTGGGTGGATTACTACCATCAACTAGCCTCTTATTTCCGTACTTTCCGGTTTGAGGATCCCAGTCTAGACCAAGGCACATCATATGCAATCGAAGTTTAGCTCCATTCTCATAACTCGGCCGATAGAATCCTCCAGGACCAAGACCAAGCTCACGGCAGATTTTCACTATTTCCACCTACAATTATCAGAGCAATATGGCCTTAATTAACTACCATTTTTTCGATATAACGCAGACCAACTATGATGCGACATTCAGGATTAATGAGGCAAACTACAATGGATACTTTGAAAATATATTTAGTAGAGGAGTGCTAGgaggccagcaatttttgtgttttgtaaccatcaattggccaccaatag from Arachis ipaensis cultivar K30076 chromosome B02, Araip1.1, whole genome shotgun sequence harbors:
- the LOC110268036 gene encoding zinc finger BED domain-containing protein RICESLEEPER 1-like, encoding MESLRSEDELLRSMGEKMMNKFKKYWEKYSVILAFGAILDPRIKISTLELMYEEIDAETAKEKVEHVKKKLYKPFEKYDKNSPPAVEAQGPSIQSSSMTHTPESASKKRLAIVGKLMKRNHQAEVSSGKNPLDTYLEEPLLSKDCFKDLDVLEWWKL
- the LOC107625849 gene encoding alpha-ketoglutarate-dependent dioxygenase abh1 isoform X2; the protein is MATNKHRVTTPLAGNRVEFIMVGTIRVSLNLKNFSLPFSTKRNSDTAKPKPASSFRVNQFDIFFNGKRYAPQEKNKEICIEGEKERMILRPGMVLLKKFLTHDEQVEIVKICRELGLGPGGFYRPSYENGAKLRLHMMCLGLDWDPQTGKYGNKRLVDGSNPPSIPERFRKLVVKAIQEAQYLIRKECRVSYAERILPSMSPDICIVNFYNNYGRLGLHKDRDETPESIQKGLPVVSFSIGDSAEFIYGDHRDVDKAENAVLDSGDVVIFGGVSRLIFHGVSSIIPNSAPKKLLQDIMLSPGRLNLTFRQY
- the LOC107625849 gene encoding uncharacterized protein LOC107625849 isoform X1; the protein is MATNKHRVTTPLAGNRVEFIMVGTIRVSLNLKNFSLPFSTKRNSDTAKPKPASSFRVNQFDIFFNGKRYAPQEKNKEICIEGEKERMILRPGMVLLKKFLTHDEQGWLNAQGRDSNSNSYLSRRVEIVKICRELGLGPGGFYRPSYENGAKLRLHMMCLGLDWDPQTGKYGNKRLVDGSNPPSIPERFRKLVVKAIQEAQYLIRKECRVSYAERILPSMSPDICIVNFYNNYGRLGLHKDRDETPESIQKGLPVVSFSIGDSAEFIYGDHRDVDKAENAVLDSGDVVIFGGVSRLIFHGVSSIIPNSAPKKLLQDIMLSPGRLNLTFRQY